One window of the Salvia splendens isolate huo1 chromosome 1, SspV2, whole genome shotgun sequence genome contains the following:
- the LOC121798213 gene encoding uncharacterized acetyltransferase At3g50280 → MPTSSLVVVSKCKIYPDLKSTVKSLKLSVSDLPMLSCQYIQKGVLLPPPPLSSADLLSLLKLSLSKTLSHFPALAGRLHTDHAGHVYILCNDAGVDFFHAKAPHLSTETLLPPPDHDIPPAFRRFFQYDSTLSYAGHSKPLMAVQVTELADAVFVGCTVNHAVVDGTSFWNFFNTFAEVAKGVKKISRPPNFCRDTVFDSPAVLDLPEGGPSATFSGDEPLRESIFHFSREAIAKLKARANGVKGKSRNGIQLENDLTDLISSFQSLSAQLWRSVTRGRNIDAGKTTTFRMAVNCRHRLEPRLEPLYFGNVIQSIPTVATAGELLANDLRWSADLLHRNVVAHDNATVRRGVKDWERNPRLFPLGNFDGAMITMGSSPRFPMYDNDFGWGRPLAVRSGRANKFDGKISAFPGAEGDGSVDLEVVLAPETMAALENDLEIMQYVS, encoded by the coding sequence atgccTACTTCCTCACTAGTCGTAGTTTCAAAATGCAAGATATACCCCGACCTCAAATCCACCGTCAAATCCCTCAAGCTCTCCGTTTCCGACCTCCCAATGCTCTCATGTCAATACATCCAAAAGGGTGTCCTCCTCCCTCCTCCGCCTCTCTCCTCCGCCGACCTCCTTTCTCTCCTCAAACTCTCCCTCTCCAAAACCCTCTCTCACTTCCCCGCCCTCGCCGGCCGCCTCCACACCGACCACGCCGGCCACGTCTACATCCTCTGCAACGACGCCGGCGTCGATTTCTTCCACGCCAAAGCGCCGCACCTCTCCACGGAGACGCTCCTCCCGCCGCCCGATCACGACATCCCCCCGGCCTTCCGCCGCTTCTTCCAATACGACAGCACCCTCAGCTACGCCGGCCACAGCAAGCCCTTGATGGCGGTGCAGGTCACCGAGCTCGCTGACGCTGTTTTCGTCGGCTGCACCGTTAATCACGCCGTCGTGGATGGAACTTCGTTTTGGAATTTCTTCAATACTTTTGCGGAGGTGGCCAAGGGGGTCAAGAAGATCTCCCGGCCTCCAAATTTCTGCCGCGACACCGTCTTCGATTCTCCGGCGGTGCTGGATTTGCCGGAGGGAGGCCCATCGGCGACGTTCTCCGGCGACGAGCCCCTCCGCGAAAGTATCTTCCATTTCAGCAGAGAGGCGATCGCGAAGCTGAAGGCCAGGGCTAACGGCGTCAAAGGTAAAAGTAGAAATGGAATTCAATTAGAAAACGATCTGACAGATCTGATCTCGTCCTTCCAATCGCTGAGCGCGCAGCTGTGGCGATCCGTGACACGTGGCAGGAACATAGATGCGGGGAAAACGACGACGTTCCGGATGGCGGTGAATTGCCGTCACCGCCTCGAGCCGCGGCTGGAGCCGCTCTACTTCGGGAACGTGATCCAGAGCATTCCGACGGTGGCGACGGCGGGGGAGCTGCTGGCGAACGATCTGAGGTGGAGCGCGGATCTGCTGCATCGGAATGTGGTGGCGCACGATAACGCTACGGTGCGCCGCGGGGTGAAGGATTGGGAGAGAAACCCTAGGCTGTTTCCGCTGGGGAATTTCGATGGGGCGATGATCACGATGGGAAGCTCACCGAGGTTCCCGATGTACGACAACGATTTTGGGTGGGGGCGGCCGCTGGCGGTGAGGAGCGGGAGGGCGAACAAGTTCGACGGAAAGATCTCGGCCTTCCCGGGGGCGGAGGGGGACGGGAGCGTTGATCTAGAGGTGGTGCTTGCGCCGGAAACTATGGCGGCATTAGAGAATGATTTGGAGATTATGCAGTATGTGTCTTGA
- the LOC121771521 gene encoding uncharacterized protein LOC121771521, whose product MEQDMEQEMEQEQIQEAEPEQGPRATLSLSSQKKNHIVQFLQQLCQVGALPHGSFQEAAKRFKVHRRTMSRLWGIAKQHIEDGKHVVMMGKASGYTKKTGKLNFAEDKFRQLSFLERSCYRKLACKMEVSKTTVGRWAKNNLIRPHTNAIKPALTEANKISRMRWCLTHIQPAIDEGKLLYHAMHNTVHIDEKWFYMIKASEKYYMLPDEDEPYMSCKSKRFITKVMFMCAVSRPQFGTDGQTIFDGKIGISHSQNKFQLKGNQRIGQEGHWRQSLSYQLTSKQ is encoded by the coding sequence ATGGAGCAAGATATGGAGCAAGAGATGGAGCAGGAGCAGATTCAAGAGGCAGAACCAGAGCAAGGGCCGAGAGCCACCCTGAGTTTGAGCAGCCAAAAGAAGAACCATATTGTGCAGTTCCTTCAACAGCTATGCCAAGTTGGAGCACTGCCACATGGTTCATTTCAAGAGGCAGCCAAGAGATTCAAAGTGCACAGAAGGACAATGAGCCGCTTGTGGGGGATAGCCAAGCAGCACATTGAAGATGGGAAACATGTTGTCATGATGGGCAAAGCATCAGGATATACTAAGAAAACAGGTAAACTAAATTTTGCTGAAGATAAGTTCAGACAATTGTCTTTTCTTGAGAGATCTTGCTATAGAAAACTTGCTTGTAAGATGGAAGTTAGCAAGACCACAGTTGGTAGATGGGCAAAGAATAACCTGATAAGGCCACATACAAATGCCATAAAGCCAGCACTCACTGAAGCAAACAAAATCAGTAGAATGAGATGGTGTCTTACTCATATTCAGCCAGCTATAGATGAAGGGAAGCTTCTTTATCATGCAATGCACAACACAGTTCATATTGATGAGAAATGGTTTTACATGATAAAGGCTTCAGAAAAATACTACATGTTGCCGGATGAGGATGAGCCTTACATGTCTTGCAAATCAAAAAGATTCATCACAAAAGTGATGTTCATGTGTGCTGTAAGTAGGCCACAGTTTGGCACAGATGGGCAAACCATCTTTGATGGTAAAATAGGCATTTCCCATTCACAGAACAAGTTCCAGCTAAAAGGAAATCAAAGAATAGGCCAAGAGGGACACTGGAGACAAAGCCTATCCTATCAGTTAACAAGTAAGCAATGA